The sequence GTCCTCGTCGGGGATAAAATACGGCGTGGCGATCCACACCGACTTCTTGGCCGAGGTGATCATGGAAAAGAAAATATTTTTGAGCGTCTGCCTCTCATTGTCCGGGCCGCTCGCGATAATCTGCACCGCCCCGCCGTCCCCGGTGTACCGAAGCTGCGGCGACAAATAATCCTGCTCCAAAATCCGCTCGCCGGTGGTGTGCATCCAGTCCAGCAGAAATATAATCTGCATCGTCCGCACCGCCTCGCCCCGCACAAGCATATGCGTGTCGCGCCAGAAGCCGTATGTTTTGCTGCGGCTTAAGTACTCATCCCCCACGTTGAGCCCGCCCATAAAGCCGACATCGCCGTCGATGACCACTATTTTGCGGTGATTCCGGTAGTTGACCCGGCTGGAAAAAAAGCTCTTGGATCTGCCGTACGCCGCCACCTGCACCCCCGCGTCGCTCAAAGCCTTCAGGAAGCTCCGGGACAACTGGATGCTGCCCACGGCATCATACATGAAGCGGACCTTGACGCCGGCGCGGGCTTTTTCAATGAGAATCTGCTGAATTCTGGTCCCGATCTCGTCAGCGCGGAAAATATAATACTCCATGTGGATATGGTGCTTCGCCTGGCGCAGCTCCAGCAGGAGCGTCCCGAACGTCTCCTCGCCATTCGTCAGCACCCGCGTCTCCGAAGAGAAAGAGATCGGCGAACGTGCCAGACGCTGCGACAGGCCAAGCAGCTTGCGCTGCGTGGCGTTAAACATCGACCAATCCTGATGCAGGCGCAGGGCGTCGTTCTCAATCCGCTCATAGGCCATCAGGTCGCGTTGGGCCTTTTTGTCGTATTTGCGGCGCTTGAACACATTTTGCCCGAATAGGAAATAGAACACGAGTCCCACCACCGGAATCAGCGCAAGCAGCAGAATCCAGGCCATCGTCGTCGACGGGTTGCGGTTCTCCATAAAAATGGCAAGTCCGATCGAAACGACCGTCAATGTGGAAAAAATACTGATGATCGTGCCGCCGGTGCTGCCGAAAAAGCCAAAGCCAAAATAATAAAAGGCGAGCAAAGCTCCTATGATGATCGTTGACTGTATTCCTCTTCTCATTGACACCCTACCTCTGCAATTGATCACAACAGCTATGGAATACCATCATACATTTTACATGATAGATGACTTTCTTCCTATCATCATCGACATAAAAACTATAAATACGACAAAACTGTAACCTGATCCATGCGTTTTCATCATAAAAATCAAAGAGCGGGCGAGCCCGCTGCCGTACTTGACGCAGATACGCTTCAGCATTGTCGTCCGGGCCGCAGCAGCCGCATAACCGGCAAAAAGCCATCCTTCGCTTTAACGATGAGGATGGCTTTTATTTTGGTGCACACGGCCTTGCATTGAGGCCGACTCAAAAAATGCCCGGAATCTCCAGGCATTCATCTCATAAATTATCGCTGGCAGAGACCAGCGCTACCTCGCCGCCGCTGCGCTCTCCAGATAAGCTTTCCAGGACTCTAGCATATGTAGATCATAAGGAAGAAACTCCTCCAACATGCGGGATAATCCCCGGTACAGCGGGCTGTCGGTCGCCGAATTCAATCTTTCGCAGAATTCAGGCACCCAGAGCAGCAAATGCTCCCTGAGGAAATTCTCCTGGGTGCTCAGCTGTTCCATCGCGCTTCGGGCGGAAAAGCTGTTATACAGCATACGATCGTGAAGCACGGCCATAAACTCCAGCTCGATGGCAATGTGATCGTCGGCTTCGTCGCCGCATTTTTTGAACACGATGCCTGCTGACGCATACACATCGGAAATGACGTTGCAGAATTCCTCCGCTTCTCCAAGCAGGGCCGCTTCTCTCGGCTTAAAGCCGATCACGGTTTCGTCACGCATCAACCGGTCGTATTCCGCAGCCTCTTTCTCGCAGACCTTAAGAAGATCATGCGGATTCTGGCTGTGCAAGTAGCGCTTCAGCTCACGCCCTCCCTCCGACATCTCCGCAGCAGCGCCGATTTGCCGGTTGCTGCTCCACTGCGCGATTCGCGACAGAGTCGGTCTTCTTCCGAAAAAATCAGTAAACAGCTGGTATATCAATCCCCTGCATTCCAGCCAATGGTTGAAGGCTTCCGAAACGTTAAGGGGAGGAACGGTCACTGTGGTCATTTACAAAATGCCTCCTTTTAATAATCCGTCACCGCACATTCTGCGGCTCGATAATGAAAAGTTATCACGGCTTTATATTTTTATTATAGCCCAGGTTGAAAACGCTTTTCGTGAGCATTCTATGGCGATTGGGTTGAATTGTCGCATTCCTGTCAAATTTACTCCTCTTCTTGTACTTCCTTATGCTACTATTTAAAAAATTGCCAAAGAGTCTGCATTGACGGCATTACTGATAATCTTTAAAATTTGAAATATTATACCGAACGACGAAAGGGGAAAAATCCCGCTATGGAACTGCTGACAGACCCTTTTGGACGCGTACACGATTATATGCGCATTTCGGTTACAGACCGCTGCAATCTGCGCTGTATTTATTGTATGCCTGCGGAAGGAATGCATTTCCAGCCGCATGACGAGATCATGAGCTATGAAGAAATCACCGCTGTCGTGAAGGCGCTCGCTCCGGCCGGACTCCGCAAAGTGCGCCTTACCGGCGGTGAGCCGCTGGTACGCAAAGAATTAGAGCGGCTGGTCGCCATGCTGTCCTCCATTCCGGGCATTGAGGATATTTCACTTACCACCAACGGCCTGCTGCTGCCCGCCAAAGCGGCGGCGCTCAAGGCAGCCGGTCTTTCGAGGGTAAATATCAGCCTCGACTCCCTGCGGCAGGAGCGCTACTCGATGATTACGCGCGGCGGCGATGTAGCCAAGGTGCTGAAAGGAATCGAGGCGGCGCAAGCCGCGGGGCTCTCGCCCATTAAGCTTAATGTGGTACTCATGAAGGGCATCAACGATGACGAAATCAAGGATTTTATCGCCCTTACTCTAAATCATCCGCTGAATGTGCGGTTTATCGAATATATGCCGATCGGCAGCGCGACCGACGCCTGGCGGCAGTCGTACCTGCCTCTGGAAAGAGTGCTCGAAGCCTGCCGCGAAGCCGGATGGGAGACTGAGAAAGCCCATGCGCCTGCCGGAAACGGCCCGTCCCAAGACAGCCGTGTCGTCGGCGCTAAAGGCACATTCGGTCTGATTCATCCGGTAAGCGAGCATTTCTGCGACAACTGCAACCGGCTGCGCCTTACGGCAGACGGCCATATCAAAGCCTGCCTGTACTGGTCCGACGAATACAACGTGCGGCCGCTGACGAATGATCCGGAGGCCGTCCGCGGTTTATTCCGCAAGGCACTCGGAGGCAAGCCCCATAACCACGAAATGGCGCTGGCGCTGGAGAAGAAAGCCCAGAGCCATACGCCTACGAGCCGCCGCATGTCGCAAATCGGCGGTTAAGCCGCAAGCAGGCTCCACAGCTGCCGGGCCATATATCCGGCCATCGCCCACAGCAGCAGCGCCGAGGCAATGTTCAGCGCCCGAACCAGCCTGCCGGAGGGGTCGGCCTTGCCGAGCGCGCTTCCGGCGGCGGCTAAGGCCATGAACCACAGCCAGGACACCCCGGCGGCGGCTGCGGCGAACGCCCAGCGCTCCGCGCCGCCGTACTGCAGGGAGCTTGTGCCGATCACGCCCACTGTATCCATCAGAGCATGCGGATTCAGCAGCGATACCGACAGCGCAAAGGCGATCTGCTCTTTTGAAGGGAGAATAACGGCGCGTTCACCCGCCCGGCTCCCCCGCAGGATTTTCCAGCCCATCACGGCCAAAAAGACGACTCCCGCCCCGTAAATGAAAGGCGTCAGCCAAGTTAGCGACAGTACAGCCAGGGACACTCCCCCTACGGCTGCGAAGATCAGCAGCGTGTCGCACAGCGCCGCCGTTATTATAGCGGGAAGCGCCCCTTTGTATCGCGGTTGCAGCGCCCCTTGGTTAAACACAAAGATATTCTGCGCTCCAAGCGGCAGAATAAGGCCAATAGCCAATACCATTCCATGAATGACCGCTTCCATCAACAACTTCCTCCCTTATGCAAGGCAATTCGCCGCGTTCGCTGCGGGCCTTTAACGAATATTACATCCTTTCCGGCCTTCCGAGACCATCCAAATGCCGGGCAGTCAACCCAACCAAATGAAACATCTGCTGTCAATCATGCTATACTGTGGTCAACTTACCGGAACAAGCGAGTAAATTCTTTAATCAGGGAGGTTCTTTTCATGCAGACCCGGGCACCGCTGCCTTGCAGCAGCCTCGATCAGCGCAGCGCCAGCGCTTCTTTAGCGGATTGGCGTCCGGACCGGGACTCGCCGCTGCCGATATACGCGCAAATTGCCGGATATTTCCGGGCCAAAATCGGCGGCGGTGACTGGCCTGAAGGCATGAAGCTGCCGCCGCAGCGCGAGTTGGCCCGTCAGCTTGGCGTCAACCGCAGTACGGTTGTTGCCGCACTCGGCCAGCTGGCTGCGCTCGGGCTCATTGAAGGAAGACAAGGAGGAGGCACAAGGGTAGCGGGGAAAGAGGGAACGCAGAAGACGGCGGGAAGCTGGAACGATTACGTGGAGGAAGGCATCCATTATCCCAATTTGCCGGCCGTCCAGGTGATCAACCGTCTGGAATTTAGGCCGGAGCTGCTTCGGCTCGGAACCGGGGAGCTCGCCCCCGAGTTGCTGCCGGACGAGCAGATGCGCTCCATTCTCGCGGAGCTGACCCGTGAAGAGCTGCCGCTGGCGTATGAGGAGCCGCTCGGCAGTCTAAGGCTTCGGCGGGCGGTCAGCAAAGAGCTCGGGAGAACCGGCATTCAGGCGGAGCCGTCCTCGATTCTGATCCTCTCCGGGGCGCTTCAGGGCATTCAGCTTATCTCTCTCGGGCTGCTGCCGAAAGGGGCGGCCGTTCTATTGGAGAAGCCCTCTTATTTGTATTCCATTCATTCTTTCCAGTCGGCGGGGGTCAAGCTGTACGGCCTGCCCATGGACGATCGGGGTCTCGTAACGGAAGGGCTGGAAGCCCAGGCAGCCCAAGCCAAGGCGGCGCTGCTGTATACGATACCGTCCTTTCATAACCCGACCGGTATTCTTATGGACGCGGAGCGGCGGCGGGAACTGATGGAGAAGACGGCGGCGCTGGGACTACCCGTGCTGGAGGATGGCGCCTATCAGGACCTGTGGCTGGATGCGCCGCCGCCGCTGCCGCTCAAAGCGCTCGACCGGAATGGACAGGTGCTCCATCTGGTCACCCTGTCGAAATCCGCCAGTCCCGGACTGCGGATCGGCTGGGTGACCGGGCCCGAGCAGGTGATCCGGCGTCTCGCGGATATCAAAATGCAAACGGATTACGGCGCAAGCTCTCTCTCGCAGCTTGCGGCGGCCAAGTGGCTGGAGGACGGCTGCCACGAACGGCATACAGGCGCCCTGCGTCTTATGCTGCGCCAGCGCCGTGATCTGATGCTGGAGCTGCTGGAGCGTTATTTTGCTGGACTGGCGGAGTGGAGCAAGCCTTCCGGCGGCTTCTATGTATGGCTGCGTCTGAGCAAGTCCCTCCCGCTGCCGAAGCTGTTCCGCGCAGCGCTTGCGGAAGGGCTGCTGCTGAACACCGGCGATCTGTACGACCGTTCGGACGCAAGGCATCTGCGCCTTTCTTACGCCTATGCCTCACCATCAGGACTGGAACAGGGGATTGCCAAGCTGGCTGAGCTTGTCCGCCGGATGGAGCGGCTATCCTGAGACCGAGAGAACAGCCGGAACCTGTGCGATCCGGACTTTCGCGGCTTCTTCCTTCACCGCAGCAGCATTTTGTATGGGGGTTACTCCCGCTCCCGTTCTTCCTTCACAGACAGCGGCAGCGTCACGATAATCTCAGTCCCCTCGCCAAGGCGGCTCTCGGCGCGGACTTCTCCAAGGTGAAGATCGACAATCTTCTTCACCAGCGACAGTCCCAGTCCGCTGCCTCCGGCACCCGCGCTTCTTGCTTTGTCCGCCTTGTAGAACCGCTCGAAGATGCGGGGCAGGTCCTCCTTGGAGATGCCCGCTCCGGTATCAGAGACAACAACCTCCGCTTCCGTTCCAATCAGGCGCGCCGTTATCATGACCTTCCCGCCCGGCGGAGTAAACTTGATGCTGTTATGCAGGAGGTTGTTCCAGACCTGGCTGAGCAGGTCTTCGGCCCCTGTCACCGTTACTTCAGCAAGCTCCGCCTCCACTTCGATTCCTTTGCCCATCCACTGCGGCTCGCAGGCCAGCAGGATGTTCCGGAGCTGCTTGTCAAGACGGTAGGGCTTCGCTTCTAACGGAAAGCTGCCGGACTCCAGCACCGACAGCTTGAGCAGGCTGTCGCTAAGGCCCGACAGCCGGGCGCTCTCGGCCTCGATAATATCCAAGTAGTGCTCCCGGGTTTCCCGGCTGAGATCTTCGCGGCGCAGTGCGCGGGCGAAGCCGCGAATGGAAGTGAGCGGCGACTGAATCTCATGCGATACATTCGAGATGAAGTCCTGCCGCATCGTCTCCATCCGGCTCAGCTCGCTGGCCATTTCATTGATTCCTTCCACGAGTTCGCCCATTCGTCCGTAGCGTTCGACATCTTCCACCTTGGCCGTAAAATCCCCTTTGGAAATCCGCCGGACGGCATTCAGAATCGGGGAATAAAATTTGTTCTGCTTCCCATACGTAATCAGGGAGATCAGTCCGCCAATGCAGAACAGAATGAGAAATCCGAGCAGCATGCCCAGCAGCTGTGACACATAGACGGATGAAGGAGCGCCAAATCTCTGGAACAGTACTCTCAAGATGAAGTAGGAAGCCGTCCACGAGATGATGAGGGACGAAAAGCCCGCCAGCATTCCGAGGAATCCCCGGACGGCTCTCCCCAGCCGCTTCATTCCACGCCCTCCGGCCGGCTGCCGGGACCGTTCCTGGCGCGGACGGCGGTTCCGGACCGCCCGCTCCGGAGCCGCCCGCTCTGACGCTCGCTTCCGCCGCTTCATTCCGCACTCTCCAGCCGGTAGCCGAGACCGCGCACGGTGCGGATGGCGAATCCGTACCGCTCGCTCGGGAAGCGTTCGCGCAGCCGATTGATATGCACATCCAGCGTGCGTTCATTGCCCTCGAAGTCATAGCCCCAGATCTCCTCGATCAACCGCTCGCGCGCCAGCGTCTGTCCGGGGTAGCTCGCCAGCCTGAACAGCAGCTCGTATTCTTTCAGGGGCAGCGTCAGATCGCCGTCATTGGATTGAATCTCGTAGGTTCTGCGGTTCATCTTCAGCCTGCCGACGGTTACGCTCTGGGCGGCGGAAATCTGATACCTTTTCAGCAGCGCCTTGACGCGGGCGATCAACACGGGCGGCTCAAACGGTTTGACGAGATAATCGTCGGTCCCAAGCTCGAAGCCCTTCACAATCTGCGACGTTTCGCCTTTGGCCGTGAGCATGAGCAGCGGAAAATCGTAATCCTTCCGCAGTTCGCGGCAGAGCTGCCAGCCATCCATGTTCGGCATCATGACATCGAGAATCACCATGTCGGCGGTGTGATCCGCGAGAAAATCCAGCGCTGCTTTCCCATCGGAAGCCTCGGACACTTCCATGCCTTCAGCTTTCAAAAATACGGCTACCAACTCGCGGATGTGCGGATCGTCGTCCACCACCAGTATTTTGGCCATGTCCGGCACTCTCCTCTCCTTCGCCGTGTTCCCGTGATTCCGTATTGGCCGTCTGAAGCTGCTGCTGCGCAAATTCGCGGTAGAGGCTGTGCTCCCGCAGCAGTTCTTCGTGTCTTCCCCTGCCGGTAATCTCGCCCTTTTCCATAAAAAGAATCTGATCGGCATTCACCACCGTGGACAGCCGATGCGCGATAACAATAGTCGTCCGGCCTTTCATCAGATTGGACAGTGCCTTCTGCACGACCGCTTCGGATTTGCTGTCTAGACTTGAGGTGGCTTCGTCCAGCATCAGGATTTTCGGATCTCTCAGCAGCGCCCGGGCAATCGCAATCCGCTGCCGCTGTCCGCCCGACAGCTTCACGCCGCGCTCGCCGACTTCGGTGTCGTAACCATCCGGCAGCTCGTCGATGAAGGTGTCGGCATACGCCATCGCCGCTGCCTGCCGCATTTCCGCCAAATCAACCTCCCGGTCCAGCCCGTAGCGGAGATTGTCGGCAATCGTTCCGGCCAGCAGCGGGCTTTCCTGGGAGACGTAGCCGATTCCTCTGCGCCAGGAGGACAGCGAGAAATCCGTAATCGGCTTGCCGTCCAGCCGGATTACGCCTTCCTGCGGCTGATAGAACCGTTCAAGCAGGGAGAACAGCGTCGTCTTCCCGCCGCCGCTCGGGCCGACAATCGCAGTCACCTCTCCCGGCGTTATGGAGCAGCTTACCCTATTCAGCACTGGCTCTCCCGCCTTGTATCCGAAGGAGACATTTTCAAGCGTAATCGGCAGCCGCGACCCTCCGGCCATCTCTTCCCCTTCGTAATTCTCTTCTTCATGCATCAGCATCTCCATCAGCCGCTCCGAAGCGCCCATCGCTTTCTGAATTTGGGTGAAGAAGGTGGTTAGTTGGGTCAGCGGCATAATGATCTGGATCAGATAGAGGATAAAAGCGACCAGTTCCCCCGCCGTCAGCGCGCCGCTCGACACCTGCATTCCGCCGTAGCCGATAATGACCACCAGCAGCATCATAAAAATGAGCGAGACAAGCGGAGTGATCCATGCGCTGACCTTGCCTTCGCGTA is a genomic window of Paenibacillus durus ATCC 35681 containing:
- the cls gene encoding cardiolipin synthase, giving the protein MRRGIQSTIIIGALLAFYYFGFGFFGSTGGTIISIFSTLTVVSIGLAIFMENRNPSTTMAWILLLALIPVVGLVFYFLFGQNVFKRRKYDKKAQRDLMAYERIENDALRLHQDWSMFNATQRKLLGLSQRLARSPISFSSETRVLTNGEETFGTLLLELRQAKHHIHMEYYIFRADEIGTRIQQILIEKARAGVKVRFMYDAVGSIQLSRSFLKALSDAGVQVAAYGRSKSFFSSRVNYRNHRKIVVIDGDVGFMGGLNVGDEYLSRSKTYGFWRDTHMLVRGEAVRTMQIIFLLDWMHTTGERILEQDYLSPQLRYTGDGGAVQIIASGPDNERQTLKNIFFSMITSAKKSVWIATPYFIPDEDIYTALQVAALSGLDVRLLFPAKPDKWLPFLASHSYFPALLEAGVKIFEYEKGFIHSKLLIIDGEIATIGTANMDMRSFHLNFEVNALLLQTESVKRIVSDFERDLLSTSQIVHEKFMDKRLLVRLLESAARLMSPLL
- a CDS encoding ABC transporter ATP-binding protein, with amino-acid sequence MTTSTKPRGGKNLRPFLKLLKETKPPYGLLALAITLSVISTLVSLVIPMFTKGLVDGFSLASVSWLQIAGIAGAFIAQTAAAGISVYLLNYAGQKMVAGLRERLWRKLLLLPVTYYNDIRTGESVSRMTSDTGIIKTLVSEHAASLFTGIISIVGSISVLFYLNWKMTLVLFTVLPLSALVLVPLGRMMYKISKGMQDETASFTAVLSGVLSEIRLVKASGAERREYESGKSVITKLLSYGIREGKVSAWITPLVSLIFMMLLVVIIGYGGMQVSSGALTAGELVAFILYLIQIIMPLTQLTTFFTQIQKAMGASERLMEMLMHEEENYEGEEMAGGSRLPITLENVSFGYKAGEPVLNRVSCSITPGEVTAIVGPSGGGKTTLFSLLERFYQPQEGVIRLDGKPITDFSLSSWRRGIGYVSQESPLLAGTIADNLRYGLDREVDLAEMRQAAAMAYADTFIDELPDGYDTEVGERGVKLSGGQRQRIAIARALLRDPKILMLDEATSSLDSKSEAVVQKALSNLMKGRTTIVIAHRLSTVVNADQILFMEKGEITGRGRHEELLREHSLYREFAQQQLQTANTESREHGEGEESAGHGQNTGGGRRSAHPRVGSRIFES
- a CDS encoding LysE/ArgO family amino acid transporter, whose protein sequence is MMEAVIHGMVLAIGLILPLGAQNIFVFNQGALQPRYKGALPAIITAALCDTLLIFAAVGGVSLAVLSLTWLTPFIYGAGVVFLAVMGWKILRGSRAGERAVILPSKEQIAFALSVSLLNPHALMDTVGVIGTSSLQYGGAERWAFAAAAAGVSWLWFMALAAAGSALGKADPSGRLVRALNIASALLLWAMAGYMARQLWSLLAA
- a CDS encoding molecular chaperone encodes the protein MTTVTVPPLNVSEAFNHWLECRGLIYQLFTDFFGRRPTLSRIAQWSSNRQIGAAAEMSEGGRELKRYLHSQNPHDLLKVCEKEAAEYDRLMRDETVIGFKPREAALLGEAEEFCNVISDVYASAGIVFKKCGDEADDHIAIELEFMAVLHDRMLYNSFSARSAMEQLSTQENFLREHLLLWVPEFCERLNSATDSPLYRGLSRMLEEFLPYDLHMLESWKAYLESAAAAR
- a CDS encoding PLP-dependent aminotransferase family protein, whose amino-acid sequence is MQTRAPLPCSSLDQRSASASLADWRPDRDSPLPIYAQIAGYFRAKIGGGDWPEGMKLPPQRELARQLGVNRSTVVAALGQLAALGLIEGRQGGGTRVAGKEGTQKTAGSWNDYVEEGIHYPNLPAVQVINRLEFRPELLRLGTGELAPELLPDEQMRSILAELTREELPLAYEEPLGSLRLRRAVSKELGRTGIQAEPSSILILSGALQGIQLISLGLLPKGAAVLLEKPSYLYSIHSFQSAGVKLYGLPMDDRGLVTEGLEAQAAQAKAALLYTIPSFHNPTGILMDAERRRELMEKTAALGLPVLEDGAYQDLWLDAPPPLPLKALDRNGQVLHLVTLSKSASPGLRIGWVTGPEQVIRRLADIKMQTDYGASSLSQLAAAKWLEDGCHERHTGALRLMLRQRRDLMLELLERYFAGLAEWSKPSGGFYVWLRLSKSLPLPKLFRAALAEGLLLNTGDLYDRSDARHLRLSYAYASPSGLEQGIAKLAELVRRMERLS
- a CDS encoding HAMP domain-containing sensor histidine kinase; translation: MKRRKRASERAAPERAVRNRRPRQERSRQPAGGRGMKRLGRAVRGFLGMLAGFSSLIISWTASYFILRVLFQRFGAPSSVYVSQLLGMLLGFLILFCIGGLISLITYGKQNKFYSPILNAVRRISKGDFTAKVEDVERYGRMGELVEGINEMASELSRMETMRQDFISNVSHEIQSPLTSIRGFARALRREDLSRETREHYLDIIEAESARLSGLSDSLLKLSVLESGSFPLEAKPYRLDKQLRNILLACEPQWMGKGIEVEAELAEVTVTGAEDLLSQVWNNLLHNSIKFTPPGGKVMITARLIGTEAEVVVSDTGAGISKEDLPRIFERFYKADKARSAGAGGSGLGLSLVKKIVDLHLGEVRAESRLGEGTEIIVTLPLSVKEERERE
- the moaA gene encoding GTP 3',8-cyclase MoaA, whose product is MELLTDPFGRVHDYMRISVTDRCNLRCIYCMPAEGMHFQPHDEIMSYEEITAVVKALAPAGLRKVRLTGGEPLVRKELERLVAMLSSIPGIEDISLTTNGLLLPAKAAALKAAGLSRVNISLDSLRQERYSMITRGGDVAKVLKGIEAAQAAGLSPIKLNVVLMKGINDDEIKDFIALTLNHPLNVRFIEYMPIGSATDAWRQSYLPLERVLEACREAGWETEKAHAPAGNGPSQDSRVVGAKGTFGLIHPVSEHFCDNCNRLRLTADGHIKACLYWSDEYNVRPLTNDPEAVRGLFRKALGGKPHNHEMALALEKKAQSHTPTSRRMSQIGG
- a CDS encoding response regulator transcription factor, whose protein sequence is MAKILVVDDDPHIRELVAVFLKAEGMEVSEASDGKAALDFLADHTADMVILDVMMPNMDGWQLCRELRKDYDFPLLMLTAKGETSQIVKGFELGTDDYLVKPFEPPVLIARVKALLKRYQISAAQSVTVGRLKMNRRTYEIQSNDGDLTLPLKEYELLFRLASYPGQTLARERLIEEIWGYDFEGNERTLDVHINRLRERFPSERYGFAIRTVRGLGYRLESAE